GTGGGCAAAACCTACGGCGACACCGTCGCGCTCGATGGGGTCGACCTCACGGTGGCCGAAGGCGAGGTGTTCGGCCTGATCGGCCCGAACGGGGCTGGCAAAACGACACTTATCAGGGCACTCACCGGCACAACACCGGTGACCGGTGAGATTCGGGTGTTTGGAAGCGAACCGGCTGCGGTCGACGCCGACCGGATCGGCCTGCTCCCACAGTCGTTTTCGCCGCCCGCGCGGCTCACCGCCCGCGAACTGATCGACTACTACGCCGGACTGTACGAGACGGCCCGCGACACAGAGGCTGTGTTGGCCGATGTGGGTCTCTCCGAGGACGCCGATAGCTGGTACGAAACGCTTTCGGGCGGCCAACAGCGCCGGGTCTGTGTCGGCACCGCGCTGGTCAACGATCCGGATCTCCTCTTTCTGGACGAGCCAACAACCGGGATCGATCCGGCCGGTCGACGCTCGCTGTGGGAACTCCTAGAGTCATTGGCGGCTGGCGGGACAACGGTTGTCCTCACCAGCCACTCGATGGCCGAGGTCCAGCGACTCTCGGATCGGGTTGGCCTCCTGCAGGACGGCCAGCTAGTTGCTGTCGGCACGCCATCGACGCTGATCGCTGACCACGGCGGCACCAGTCGACTGGTGATCGGCACCGAGACGGGCCACGCGGCAGCCGAGGCGCTGGGGACGGCTGGCTTTTCGGCAACCGCCAGTCAAGCAGAGGTCGTCGTCGACGGCGTCTCACCGGTCGACATCGGCGAGGCAGTCGACGTGCTGTCAGCGGCCGGAATCAGCTACGACTCGCTGACGTGGACCGAACCCAGCCTGGAAGACGTCTATCTTCAACTCACCGGTGAGAGCTTCGAGGGCGCAGCGACACCGGGCGCGAGCGTGGTTTCCGAGGAGTCGACGGAGTCACCCACTCCATCGGTCGACAGTGCAGCGACTGGGGGCGAAAAATGAGTCGTAGTCGACGGATTCGATCCGAGGCGGTCGCGGCGTGGCACTCGTTCCTCCGCCGCCGGACCGCAGTCTTCTTTACGTTCTTTTTCCCCGTCATTCTGGTCGTCATCTTCGGCGCGCTGGTGCGGACCCAGCCGGCCGACAGTGGACTGTTCGCCGAGCCGGCGGCCTACTACATCCCCGGCTATCTGGCGACGGTGGTGCTGTTTACGCCGCTATCGCGGGTCGGGAGCGAAATCGCTCGCCACCGCGACGACAACCGGTTTGAAAAGCTGGCGACGACACCGCTGACTCGAACCGAGTGGCTCGTCGCCCACACGCTCGTCAACACCGCGATCATCGGACTCGCCAGCCTCCTGATTCTCGGACTCGTCTTGCTGTTGACGACGGCGACGATTCCGGTTTCGGGGTCGGTAGCAATGCTCATCCCCTTCATTGTGCTCGCAGTCGTGCTGTTCTGTGGCTTTGGGGCCGTGTTGGGTCGCGTAGCCGACTCCCAAGACGGCGTTATTGCCGCGAGCAACACCATCGCTTTGCCACTCTTGTTCCTCTCGGATACGTTCATCACGCTCGATCAGTTGCCCGGCTGGTTCGGCCCGCTGGTCGAACTTTCGCCGCTGACCTACTTCGCTCGTGGCGTCCGAGCGATCACGTACCCACCGGCGGCTGGCGAGCCGTA
This sequence is a window from Halohasta litchfieldiae. Protein-coding genes within it:
- a CDS encoding ABC transporter ATP-binding protein, translating into MNEVVVAESVGKTYGDTVALDGVDLTVAEGEVFGLIGPNGAGKTTLIRALTGTTPVTGEIRVFGSEPAAVDADRIGLLPQSFSPPARLTARELIDYYAGLYETARDTEAVLADVGLSEDADSWYETLSGGQQRRVCVGTALVNDPDLLFLDEPTTGIDPAGRRSLWELLESLAAGGTTVVLTSHSMAEVQRLSDRVGLLQDGQLVAVGTPSTLIADHGGTSRLVIGTETGHAAAEALGTAGFSATASQAEVVVDGVSPVDIGEAVDVLSAAGISYDSLTWTEPSLEDVYLQLTGESFEGAATPGASVVSEESTESPTPSVDSAATGGEK
- a CDS encoding ABC transporter permease; this translates as MSRSRRIRSEAVAAWHSFLRRRTAVFFTFFFPVILVVIFGALVRTQPADSGLFAEPAAYYIPGYLATVVLFTPLSRVGSEIARHRDDNRFEKLATTPLTRTEWLVAHTLVNTAIIGLASLLILGLVLLLTTATIPVSGSVAMLIPFIVLAVVLFCGFGAVLGRVADSQDGVIAASNTIALPLLFLSDTFITLDQLPGWFGPLVELSPLTYFARGVRAITYPPAAGEPYLGNLLILTVLAVGFFVAGAYAIPRTD